From the Solanum pennellii chromosome 4, SPENNV200 genome, one window contains:
- the LOC107017692 gene encoding bifunctional nuclease 2 isoform X1 yields the protein MSSLQGPVICPVVRGKQTSQFAVPVNSSVVKAKILKSRFWGINGISSFRVNVARQSRSRVSKVIQCTFSSSSDGNGSTAENSNESNADYVNSSVVEAVEVRSGPDGFMIKMRDGRHLKCVHNNPQGGHLPDYAPHPAIVLRMEDGTGLLLPIIVLEMPSALLMAAVRNVQIARPTMYQVVNDMVEKMGYTVKLVRVTKRVHEAYYAQLYLTKSDNDAESISFDLRPSDAINIAVRSKVPIQVNKYLAYSDGMRIVESPKSIVHTTGSDGLLFTELDRPNGKPCIETKEFILVRNMLIAAVEERYRDAALWRDKLTQLRSKRNWI from the exons ATGAGCTCTCTGCAAGGGCCTGTTATTTGTCCTGTTGTTCGTGGAAAGCAAACAAGTCAGTTTGCTGTTCCTGTCAATTCTTCTGTAGTGAAGGCGAAGATTTTGAAGAGTAGGTTCTGGGGGATTAATGGGATCTCTAGCTTCCGGGTTAATGTGGCTCGTCAATCACGATCACGAGTAAGCAAGGTGATACAATGCACTTTTAGTTCATCATCAGATGGAAATGGTAGCACGGCAGAGAATTCCAATGAAAGTAACGCAGATTATGTGAACTCTAGCGTGGTCGAAGCTG TTGAAGTGCGAAGTGGGCCAGATGGTTTCATGATCAAAATGAGAGATGGAAGGCATTTGAAATGTGTGCATAATAATCCACAAGGAGGTCATCTACCGGATTATGCTCCACATCCAGCGATTGTATTAAGAATGGAAGACGGGACAGGGCTTCTTCTCCCTATTATTGTTT TGGAGATGCCAAGTGCATTGCTCATGGCAGCTGTGCGTAATGTCCAAATT GCCCGACCAACAATGTATCAAGTTGTGAATGACATGGTTGAGAAGATGGGTTACACG GTTAAACTTGTTCGAGTTACAAAGAGGGTGCACGAGGCTTATTATGCTCAGTTATATCTAACAAAG TCCGACAATGATGCCGAGAGTATTAGCTTTGATCTTCGTCCGTCTGATGCAATCAACATTGCTGTGAGAAGCAAG GTGCCAATACAAGTCAACAAGTACTTGGCTTATAGTGATGGTATGAGAATTGTTGAATCTCCGAAGTCAATAGTGCACACTACTGGTTCAGACGGTCTCTTGTTCACCGAGCTTGACAG GCCTAATGGCAAGCCATGCATTGAAACAAAGGAGTTTATTCTTGTGCGGAATATGCTGATTGCGGCGGTTGAAGAGCGATACAGAGATGCAG CTCTGTGGAGGGACAAGCTTACTCAATTGCGATCCAAGAGAAACTGGATATAG
- the LOC107017692 gene encoding bifunctional nuclease 1 isoform X2 has product MSSLQGPVICPVVRGKQTSQFAVPVNSSVVKAKILKSRFWGINGISSFRVNVARQSRSRVSKVIQCTFSSSSDGNGSTAENSNESNADYVNSSVVEAVEMPSALLMAAVRNVQIARPTMYQVVNDMVEKMGYTVKLVRVTKRVHEAYYAQLYLTKSDNDAESISFDLRPSDAINIAVRSKVPIQVNKYLAYSDGMRIVESPKSIVHTTGSDGLLFTELDRPNGKPCIETKEFILVRNMLIAAVEERYRDAALWRDKLTQLRSKRNWI; this is encoded by the exons ATGAGCTCTCTGCAAGGGCCTGTTATTTGTCCTGTTGTTCGTGGAAAGCAAACAAGTCAGTTTGCTGTTCCTGTCAATTCTTCTGTAGTGAAGGCGAAGATTTTGAAGAGTAGGTTCTGGGGGATTAATGGGATCTCTAGCTTCCGGGTTAATGTGGCTCGTCAATCACGATCACGAGTAAGCAAGGTGATACAATGCACTTTTAGTTCATCATCAGATGGAAATGGTAGCACGGCAGAGAATTCCAATGAAAGTAACGCAGATTATGTGAACTCTAGCGTGGTCGAAGCTG TGGAGATGCCAAGTGCATTGCTCATGGCAGCTGTGCGTAATGTCCAAATT GCCCGACCAACAATGTATCAAGTTGTGAATGACATGGTTGAGAAGATGGGTTACACG GTTAAACTTGTTCGAGTTACAAAGAGGGTGCACGAGGCTTATTATGCTCAGTTATATCTAACAAAG TCCGACAATGATGCCGAGAGTATTAGCTTTGATCTTCGTCCGTCTGATGCAATCAACATTGCTGTGAGAAGCAAG GTGCCAATACAAGTCAACAAGTACTTGGCTTATAGTGATGGTATGAGAATTGTTGAATCTCCGAAGTCAATAGTGCACACTACTGGTTCAGACGGTCTCTTGTTCACCGAGCTTGACAG GCCTAATGGCAAGCCATGCATTGAAACAAAGGAGTTTATTCTTGTGCGGAATATGCTGATTGCGGCGGTTGAAGAGCGATACAGAGATGCAG CTCTGTGGAGGGACAAGCTTACTCAATTGCGATCCAAGAGAAACTGGATATAG